From a single Labrenzia sp. PHM005 genomic region:
- a CDS encoding ABC transporter substrate-binding protein codes for MKKGGCPLHVMRTVMLIIAIVLWATSPLAAAERLKLTTLHWPPYVEQTGEGPNTDTVRSTFAKAGMDVQVQVFPWNRAIKLAADDPQWVGVYPEYYSAEIDAERGGERCLFSKSFGNSPVGFLTPKGSSFDWATHDDLKSFVIGVVRGYVNEAKLDEMIAEGEIAAELAEDDTQNILKIAARRAEAIVIDKHVFEYLKAKDPGVAFVADSLEFHEKLLVNHGLYVCFENSAAGRSARDLFNQNLEKIPEAVATD; via the coding sequence ATGAAGAAGGGTGGTTGCCCGCTACACGTTATGCGCACAGTGATGCTGATCATTGCGATTGTTCTTTGGGCAACCAGTCCGCTGGCGGCAGCCGAACGGTTGAAGCTGACCACTTTGCATTGGCCTCCTTATGTCGAGCAGACAGGTGAGGGGCCGAATACCGATACAGTTCGGTCTACGTTTGCAAAGGCCGGAATGGATGTTCAGGTTCAAGTCTTTCCATGGAACCGGGCAATCAAACTCGCCGCGGACGATCCTCAATGGGTCGGCGTCTATCCGGAGTATTACTCCGCCGAGATTGATGCGGAACGTGGCGGCGAACGGTGCCTTTTTTCCAAGTCCTTTGGCAACAGTCCAGTCGGCTTTTTAACGCCTAAAGGTAGCTCCTTCGATTGGGCTACCCATGACGATTTGAAGTCCTTCGTGATTGGCGTCGTCCGTGGATATGTCAATGAGGCGAAATTGGATGAGATGATCGCAGAAGGTGAGATTGCTGCGGAACTCGCCGAAGACGATACTCAAAACATCCTGAAAATCGCTGCTCGCCGGGCTGAGGCAATTGTTATCGACAAACACGTGTTTGAGTATCTAAAAGCGAAGGATCCTGGCGTTGCCTTTGTCGCTGATAGTCTGGAATTTCACGAAAAACTGCTTGTCAATCACGGTCTGTACGTGTGCTTTGAGAACTCTGCAGCGGGACGGTCCGCCAGGGACCTCTTCAATCAAAACCTTGAAAAAATTCCGGAAGCGGTTGCGACGGATTAG
- a CDS encoding thermonuclease family protein yields MRSVLHGTVQPILWLIAVTIIAVPQPQQVRAADVRVVDGDTLVLNGERIRLEGIDAPELAQTCLTSSGKIYRCGLAAKEHLQSLTRAGEVTCTGVETDAYDRRLATCFSAGQNLNKAMVADGQAYAFLRYSDAYQTEQETARLNGNGLWAGIAVAPWDFRQQKWQTSGTKAPEGCPIKGNISANGRIYHTPWSPHYARTRINESAGERWFCSEDEAIAAGWRPPLS; encoded by the coding sequence ATGCGCAGTGTTTTACATGGCACGGTGCAGCCAATCCTGTGGCTGATTGCTGTTACGATTATCGCCGTGCCGCAACCCCAACAGGTCCGAGCGGCTGACGTTCGGGTTGTTGACGGAGACACGCTCGTCTTAAACGGAGAGCGTATTCGCCTTGAAGGGATTGATGCCCCAGAACTGGCCCAGACCTGCCTCACGTCTTCGGGCAAAATCTATCGATGTGGCCTTGCCGCAAAGGAACACCTGCAATCCCTGACCAGAGCCGGTGAAGTTACATGCACAGGGGTTGAAACGGACGCCTATGACCGAAGGCTTGCCACGTGTTTTTCAGCAGGGCAGAACCTGAATAAGGCTATGGTCGCAGACGGTCAGGCGTATGCATTCTTGAGATATTCCGATGCCTATCAGACTGAGCAGGAAACGGCACGATTGAACGGCAACGGCCTTTGGGCGGGGATTGCCGTAGCCCCGTGGGATTTCAGGCAGCAAAAATGGCAGACCTCAGGAACCAAAGCCCCGGAAGGCTGTCCGATCAAAGGAAACATTTCTGCAAACGGCCGGATTTACCACACGCCCTGGTCTCCGCATTATGCACGGACAAGGATCAATGAATCCGCAGGCGAGCGCTGGTTTTGTTCGGAAGACGAGGCCATTGCTGCTGGTTGGCGCCCGCCACTCAGCTAG
- a CDS encoding DUF6159 family protein: MIEKLERALALGAACWKVLLLDKEMLLFPIMSALALALVIGSGGWVIYTTPELQAFFQSIFDNEQPDQDPRFWALIFVFLFVNYFIMIFFNAALLCCALIRFAGGDPTVMDGLSLSVRRLPQILLWALVTAFVGWILQLLESRLKGLMRFFIKLIGAGWAVATYFAVPILVVDGVGPVTAIKRSVQAVRKTWGEALVGHIGLGALNLLVSIVAIPILMMGIFSFEQNPALGSGLATVGVTLILAGAVVVTTLSAILRAALYIYAVEGEMPLNFDSRLIRNAFQPDKR; encoded by the coding sequence ATGATCGAGAAACTGGAACGGGCCCTGGCGCTTGGGGCGGCTTGCTGGAAAGTGCTGCTCCTGGATAAGGAGATGCTGTTGTTTCCGATCATGAGCGCTTTGGCACTTGCTCTTGTGATTGGCTCTGGAGGTTGGGTGATTTACACAACGCCCGAACTTCAGGCTTTCTTCCAAAGCATCTTCGACAACGAACAACCGGATCAGGATCCAAGGTTTTGGGCGCTGATTTTCGTTTTCCTTTTCGTCAACTACTTCATCATGATCTTTTTCAACGCAGCACTTCTTTGTTGTGCTTTGATCCGATTTGCCGGTGGCGATCCGACGGTCATGGATGGCCTCAGCCTGTCCGTACGCAGACTTCCACAGATCCTGCTCTGGGCGTTGGTGACCGCATTTGTTGGTTGGATCTTGCAGCTTCTTGAAAGCCGGTTGAAGGGCCTGATGCGCTTCTTCATTAAGCTGATCGGGGCCGGTTGGGCTGTTGCCACGTATTTCGCCGTTCCGATTTTGGTGGTGGACGGTGTCGGTCCGGTGACCGCAATAAAGCGGTCAGTCCAAGCCGTTCGAAAAACCTGGGGTGAGGCGCTGGTTGGGCACATTGGTCTGGGAGCTCTGAATTTACTGGTCTCCATTGTGGCGATACCTATCCTCATGATGGGGATATTTTCGTTTGAGCAAAACCCGGCCCTGGGTAGCGGGTTGGCCACCGTTGGCGTGACTTTGATCCTGGCCGGGGCTGTTGTCGTGACCACACTCAGTGCGATCTTGCGCGCTGCGCTTTACATCTACGCAGTCGAGGGGGAGATGCCGCTCAACTTTGATTCCCGTTTGATCCGGAATGCGTTCCAGCCGGACAAGCGATAA
- a CDS encoding superoxide dismutase, whose protein sequence is MSFELPDLPYAYDALAPYMSSETLEFHHDKHHQAYVTKGNELLAGSGLEGKSLEDIVKESYGKNAPLFNNAGQHYNHIHFWKWMKKDGGGTALPGALASAIDSDLGGFDKFRADFIAAGVGQFGSGWAWLAVKDGKLEIMKTPNGENPLVHGASPILGCDVWEHSYYIDYRNARPKYLEAFIDNMINWDYVLEMYEAATK, encoded by the coding sequence ATGTCTTTCGAATTGCCCGATCTGCCGTACGCATATGACGCGCTGGCCCCGTATATGTCTTCTGAAACTCTCGAGTTTCACCATGACAAACACCACCAGGCTTATGTTACCAAAGGCAACGAACTGCTCGCCGGAAGTGGCTTGGAAGGCAAGTCTCTGGAAGACATCGTCAAAGAGAGCTACGGCAAGAACGCTCCGCTGTTCAACAACGCTGGCCAGCACTACAACCACATTCATTTTTGGAAATGGATGAAAAAAGACGGTGGCGGCACCGCCCTTCCGGGTGCGCTAGCATCTGCCATTGATAGCGATCTTGGCGGTTTTGATAAGTTCCGTGCGGACTTCATTGCAGCTGGCGTTGGCCAGTTCGGTTCTGGCTGGGCATGGCTCGCAGTCAAGGACGGCAAACTTGAAATCATGAAGACCCCGAACGGCGAAAACCCGCTGGTTCACGGCGCAAGCCCGATCCTGGGCTGTGACGTTTGGGAGCATTCCTACTACATCGACTACCGCAACGCGCGTCCGAAGTACCTGGAAGCCTTCATCGACAACATGATCAATTGGGACTACGTCCTGGAAATGTACGAAGCCGCAACCAAGTAA
- a CDS encoding cytochrome c — MRTISKCLSVVSIAIVAGLGVAQAADDPIKTRQAVMSSVGAAAGLGGGMMKGELDYTPAAGKAAIATMRAAAMTFGSYFPDGSTSGNTEAAPAIWSDRAGFDAELAKFAMATEKAVAASGKAGPADIDAFKAAFGPVLGTCKACHEGYRVKK; from the coding sequence ATGCGGACCATTTCGAAGTGCTTGTCTGTTGTATCGATTGCAATCGTAGCTGGACTTGGCGTGGCGCAAGCCGCGGATGATCCGATCAAGACCCGGCAAGCGGTGATGTCCTCAGTGGGCGCAGCGGCAGGTCTTGGCGGCGGAATGATGAAAGGCGAACTGGATTATACACCAGCGGCCGGCAAGGCAGCGATTGCAACCATGAGAGCTGCTGCCATGACTTTCGGCAGCTACTTTCCGGATGGCTCCACCTCGGGTAACACAGAAGCTGCACCGGCGATCTGGAGTGACCGCGCCGGCTTTGACGCCGAATTGGCGAAGTTTGCCATGGCCACAGAAAAGGCTGTTGCCGCATCCGGTAAAGCAGGACCGGCGGATATTGATGCGTTCAAAGCAGCTTTTGGTCCGGTTCTTGGCACCTGTAAGGCGTGCCATGAGGGCTACAGGGTCAAGAAATAG
- a CDS encoding cytochrome c, protein MKKLIIAVIGLGLIAGVAGWFLSAPTGLSQMDIAQLKDGDPAKGESIFWASGCGSCHAAKGAKGDEKLNLGGGLRLETPFGVFVAPNISQDPEDGIGGWSLADLANAMTHGTSPDGRNYYPAFPYASYARMDLADISDLFAFMKTLPAIPGKAGPNELAFPFNVRRGVGLWKRLFLDPAPVIASPVGAEDVDRALWDRGRYLVEGPGHCGECHTPRNLAGGLKLADWLGGAPAATGDGKVPNITPVAGGFGSWSANDIAYYLESGFTPDYDSVGGEMVSVQENMAYLSADDRTAIAAYLKAIPTVSATSE, encoded by the coding sequence ATGAAAAAGCTAATTATTGCCGTGATCGGTCTGGGCCTGATCGCGGGGGTGGCTGGATGGTTTCTCTCTGCACCAACCGGTCTTAGTCAGATGGATATTGCGCAACTCAAGGATGGCGATCCGGCTAAAGGCGAGTCCATATTCTGGGCTTCCGGCTGCGGCTCTTGCCATGCGGCTAAAGGCGCCAAGGGAGATGAAAAACTCAATCTTGGCGGCGGCCTGCGCCTCGAAACGCCATTTGGCGTCTTTGTCGCGCCGAATATTTCACAAGATCCTGAGGACGGGATCGGCGGTTGGTCATTGGCGGATCTTGCAAATGCCATGACACACGGAACATCGCCCGACGGCCGCAACTATTATCCAGCCTTTCCTTATGCCTCCTACGCAAGGATGGATCTTGCGGATATCAGCGATCTGTTTGCGTTTATGAAAACGCTGCCTGCGATCCCTGGCAAAGCTGGGCCGAATGAACTGGCTTTCCCGTTTAATGTCAGGCGCGGGGTTGGGCTCTGGAAGCGGCTGTTTTTGGATCCGGCACCGGTGATTGCCAGTCCAGTTGGCGCAGAGGATGTTGATCGGGCGCTATGGGACCGTGGCCGGTATCTCGTTGAAGGGCCTGGGCATTGCGGTGAATGCCATACGCCGAGGAATCTGGCCGGCGGTTTGAAGCTCGCGGATTGGCTCGGCGGAGCACCAGCTGCGACCGGCGATGGAAAGGTTCCAAATATCACACCGGTTGCGGGCGGCTTTGGATCCTGGAGCGCCAATGATATCGCCTATTATCTGGAAAGCGGTTTTACGCCAGACTATGATTCCGTCGGCGGGGAGATGGTGTCGGTTCAAGAGAATATGGCGTATTTGTCCGCGGACGACCGGACAGCCATTGCCGCTTACCTGAAAGCCATTCCGACAGTTTCAGCGACCTCAGAATAA
- a CDS encoding GNAT family N-acetyltransferase, producing MTGYSIFSVDTVQDLEDLKGLFRAYVDWLGIDLSYQGFEEELASLPGKYAAPNGALLLAKNDKGESLGCVGLRPFGEAGSCEMKRLYVVPEARGLGVGAGLVQRIMKLARNAGYTDMKLDTLPTMTGAIKLYKQAGFEEIPAYYETPIRETVFFQCVL from the coding sequence ATGACCGGATACTCCATTTTCAGTGTTGATACTGTTCAGGATCTTGAGGATCTAAAAGGTCTGTTCCGCGCTTATGTCGATTGGCTTGGCATTGATCTGTCTTATCAAGGGTTTGAAGAAGAACTCGCAAGCCTCCCGGGCAAATATGCGGCGCCGAACGGCGCATTGCTCCTGGCTAAAAACGATAAGGGAGAGAGCTTAGGCTGCGTGGGTCTGCGTCCGTTTGGTGAGGCTGGCAGCTGTGAGATGAAACGGCTTTATGTTGTGCCGGAAGCGAGAGGTCTTGGGGTAGGCGCTGGCCTCGTTCAACGTATCATGAAGCTTGCCCGAAACGCCGGGTATACAGATATGAAGCTCGATACGTTGCCGACCATGACAGGCGCAATCAAGCTCTACAAACAAGCTGGTTTTGAAGAAATCCCAGCCTATTACGAGACGCCGATCAGAGAGACCGTGTTCTTTCAGTGTGTCCTCTGA
- a CDS encoding RidA family protein, with translation MIPLRNNIPELGPVIGPYTHAVFHGNTLYTSGLTAFGTDSQAKAAGAQASAILDQLTVLAESCGSSMKHLVKVTVFAVDPADIPDVRDVLTERYGKAVPASSLVLVSGLFSPDLRLEMEAIFALESSSQPMA, from the coding sequence ATGATCCCTCTTCGCAATAATATCCCCGAACTTGGACCGGTTATCGGTCCTTATACGCACGCTGTTTTCCATGGAAACACACTTTATACTTCCGGCCTCACCGCCTTTGGTACGGATAGCCAAGCCAAGGCCGCTGGCGCACAGGCCAGTGCCATTCTCGATCAGCTGACGGTTCTGGCCGAAAGCTGCGGCTCTTCTATGAAACACTTGGTGAAAGTCACCGTATTTGCCGTTGATCCAGCCGACATTCCGGATGTTCGGGATGTGCTGACAGAACGCTATGGAAAGGCTGTCCCAGCCAGTTCCTTGGTTTTGGTCAGCGGTCTGTTTTCACCAGATCTGCGGCTGGAGATGGAAGCGATTTTCGCTCTGGAATCGTCTTCACAGCCGATGGCCTAA
- a CDS encoding DUF2798 domain-containing protein — MIQRLIATFFMSFGLSFLMSCWVTFINLGWSDEFFSQWMAAFRLAWPAAAVIAFFMAPLVQNATNYIVRRLPG, encoded by the coding sequence ATGATCCAAAGGCTGATTGCAACATTCTTCATGTCATTCGGACTGTCTTTTTTGATGTCGTGCTGGGTGACGTTTATCAACTTGGGCTGGAGCGATGAGTTTTTCAGCCAATGGATGGCTGCGTTCCGCCTGGCCTGGCCCGCCGCTGCAGTCATCGCTTTTTTCATGGCTCCACTGGTTCAGAACGCAACCAACTACATCGTGCGACGCCTCCCAGGTTAG
- a CDS encoding putative quinol monooxygenase, whose amino-acid sequence MGQYFISAGIELSQGANLQQAETELRDLVTKTQEEPGCILFEIRQNLKDRTKFTLWECWTDPEALAAHFKAEHTKAYLAKNLTEVRYIEELGEIGDLTFAKSQLEHA is encoded by the coding sequence ATGGGTCAGTATTTTATCAGCGCCGGAATAGAGTTGAGCCAGGGCGCGAACCTTCAACAAGCAGAAACAGAATTGCGGGACCTGGTCACCAAAACCCAGGAAGAGCCCGGTTGCATCTTGTTTGAAATCCGGCAGAACCTGAAGGACCGGACAAAATTCACACTTTGGGAATGCTGGACAGATCCGGAGGCGCTGGCTGCACACTTTAAGGCTGAGCACACCAAAGCCTATCTGGCAAAGAACCTCACCGAAGTTCGTTACATTGAAGAACTTGGAGAAATCGGCGACCTGACATTTGCGAAGAGCCAGTTGGAACACGCATGA
- a CDS encoding LysR family transcriptional regulator: MLDDIALFVHVAQAKSLAGAGAALDLPAATVTRRLKRLEERLGLQLMHRSARKFALTAEGEAYYRAFAELVQQAELTARNLSSDLHQLSGPLVVAAPTNISVGPIQPMWSDFMRAYPGIRLDLRLSNFNIDLWEQRIDLALRIGPQNDERLFQKKIGTISTLLMAAPSYLERRGQPSTPDELDQHDIIAIRTIPSWRLSHLRSGAAAELHLAGDVIVDDISLVRQFAEDGFGICLLGVTEAAKSLKAGRLVPVMPDWRGQQRDIYAVWPTGRLLSARAKCLRDFMQEHLLEQRIFQGEIPEAE, from the coding sequence ATGTTAGACGATATTGCGCTCTTTGTTCATGTTGCCCAAGCCAAGAGCCTTGCGGGCGCTGGGGCAGCCCTTGATTTGCCGGCCGCGACCGTGACGCGCCGGCTGAAGCGGTTGGAGGAACGCCTCGGGCTGCAGTTGATGCATCGGTCAGCCCGGAAATTCGCTCTGACAGCTGAAGGGGAGGCCTACTATCGGGCCTTTGCGGAGTTGGTGCAGCAAGCCGAACTTACAGCGCGCAACTTGAGTTCAGATCTTCATCAATTGAGCGGGCCTCTGGTCGTTGCTGCACCCACCAATATTTCAGTTGGTCCTATCCAACCGATGTGGTCGGACTTCATGCGCGCGTATCCTGGCATCCGGCTGGATTTACGCTTGAGCAATTTCAACATCGATCTGTGGGAACAACGGATCGATCTAGCCTTGCGGATCGGACCTCAAAACGACGAACGGCTCTTTCAAAAGAAAATCGGAACAATTTCTACTCTGCTGATGGCCGCTCCGTCCTATCTTGAACGCCGAGGACAGCCATCTACGCCGGACGAACTCGACCAGCATGACATCATTGCAATCCGCACCATCCCATCTTGGCGCCTGAGCCATCTGCGGTCCGGCGCAGCGGCAGAGTTGCATTTGGCCGGGGACGTCATTGTTGATGACATTAGTTTGGTACGGCAATTTGCCGAAGACGGGTTCGGCATTTGTTTGTTGGGTGTTACGGAGGCAGCCAAATCGCTGAAAGCGGGCCGCCTTGTCCCGGTCATGCCAGATTGGCGCGGCCAGCAACGGGATATTTATGCAGTCTGGCCAACCGGGCGTTTATTAAGTGCGCGCGCAAAGTGCCTGCGGGATTTCATGCAAGAGCACTTGCTTGAGCAGCGGATTTTTCAGGGTGAAATTCCTGAAGCTGAATAA
- a CDS encoding ABC transporter substrate-binding protein has product MTRTFSQRLCYAAGFTLTSLLLATVSTAHSAELRWSSPTDPQTMDPHAVNSAPVLGFLNNVYEGLVRRGKSMEIEGSLAESWEPIGTDGWRFNLRKGVKFHDGADFTAEDVLFSYQRASSEEADTSSWFSPVKSVEVVDDYTVDFLTHAPNPIFPDSIANFMILDKGWAEANNAVRPAKDSETYATLNTNGTGPFKITSREPGVQTVLEPFDGWWDAQEHNLTKATFLPIANPATAVSGLLSGQVDLINPVPVQDVDRISGDSNLKLHQGIEARVIMLGFGHNHSTLKYSEETSDQNPFQDARVRMAAQKAINAEALVSKIMRGNAELASQLVSPQMKGYSKSAADRFGYDPKAAKALLAEAGYPDGFSFGLKCPNDRYINDEALCKAMAAMLTQVGMRADLNAMPVRNYWPELRAGNFDMYLLGWSPGTFDAEHPIRFLVTTPNKEKKLGSWNFGGYSNARVDELLPQIQKEIDPSNRQAMLDEVALTVRDDVVYVPLHVQPLLWGSKNTIDLTQRADNFLMLRWITVN; this is encoded by the coding sequence ATGACCCGTACATTTTCCCAGCGGCTGTGTTATGCGGCTGGCTTTACACTTACCAGTCTTCTTCTTGCGACCGTCTCGACGGCCCATAGTGCCGAGTTGCGCTGGTCCTCCCCGACCGATCCGCAGACGATGGACCCGCATGCGGTCAACTCCGCGCCTGTGCTTGGCTTTTTGAACAATGTCTATGAAGGCCTTGTCCGGCGCGGCAAATCTATGGAGATAGAGGGATCTCTGGCCGAAAGCTGGGAACCGATTGGCACAGACGGTTGGCGGTTCAACCTGCGTAAAGGCGTCAAGTTCCATGACGGTGCGGACTTTACTGCAGAGGATGTGCTGTTCTCCTACCAGCGTGCCTCCTCAGAAGAAGCCGACACCAGTTCCTGGTTCTCGCCAGTCAAAAGTGTCGAGGTCGTCGATGACTATACGGTTGATTTCCTGACACACGCGCCGAACCCCATTTTTCCAGATTCCATCGCCAACTTCATGATCCTGGACAAAGGCTGGGCCGAGGCCAACAACGCCGTCCGCCCAGCCAAGGACAGTGAAACTTATGCGACCTTGAACACCAACGGCACCGGTCCATTTAAAATCACAAGCCGGGAACCAGGTGTTCAGACGGTTCTGGAGCCTTTCGACGGCTGGTGGGACGCCCAAGAGCATAATCTGACGAAGGCAACCTTCCTGCCGATCGCCAATCCTGCGACAGCCGTGTCGGGCCTCCTCTCCGGCCAGGTGGATTTGATTAATCCGGTTCCGGTTCAGGACGTTGACCGAATCTCGGGTGATTCAAACCTGAAACTCCATCAGGGCATTGAAGCCCGAGTGATCATGCTCGGTTTTGGTCATAACCACAGCACCTTAAAGTACTCAGAGGAAACCAGCGACCAAAACCCGTTCCAGGACGCCCGGGTGCGCATGGCGGCACAAAAGGCTATCAACGCTGAGGCATTGGTCTCAAAGATCATGCGCGGAAATGCAGAGCTGGCCAGCCAACTGGTTAGCCCACAGATGAAAGGCTATAGCAAGAGTGCGGCGGATCGTTTTGGATATGACCCGAAAGCGGCAAAGGCGCTTCTTGCGGAGGCAGGTTATCCGGATGGATTTTCCTTTGGGCTCAAATGCCCGAATGACCGCTACATCAACGATGAAGCACTGTGTAAGGCGATGGCCGCAATGCTGACGCAGGTCGGCATGCGGGCTGATCTGAACGCCATGCCTGTGCGCAACTATTGGCCGGAGCTTAGAGCCGGCAACTTCGATATGTATCTTTTGGGCTGGTCACCAGGCACCTTTGATGCCGAGCACCCGATCCGGTTCCTGGTGACCACACCAAACAAAGAAAAGAAACTCGGCAGCTGGAATTTCGGTGGCTATTCGAATGCGCGCGTTGATGAACTCCTGCCGCAGATTCAGAAGGAAATCGACCCGTCAAATCGGCAAGCGATGCTTGATGAGGTCGCCCTCACTGTCCGCGACGATGTGGTTTATGTGCCTCTCCATGTCCAACCACTTTTGTGGGGGTCAAAGAACACTATCGACCTCACCCAGCGGGCCGACAATTTCCTGATGCTACGATGGATTACCGTCAACTAA